From Chryseobacterium joostei, the proteins below share one genomic window:
- a CDS encoding acyl-CoA thioesterase — translation MTTEERIEAAETRIFKAVFPNTTNHYDTLFGGTAMQLMDEVAFITATRFARKRVVTVSSDKIDFKKPIPAGTIVELIGRVSHVGKTSMKVSVEIFTEQMYSYEREKAIVGDFTFVAIDEFKKPIQIL, via the coding sequence ATGACTACAGAAGAAAGAATTGAAGCAGCCGAAACCAGAATCTTTAAAGCGGTTTTCCCCAACACAACCAATCATTATGATACTCTTTTCGGAGGTACTGCCATGCAGCTGATGGATGAAGTAGCCTTTATTACTGCTACCCGATTTGCAAGAAAAAGAGTGGTAACGGTAAGCAGCGATAAGATTGATTTTAAAAAACCTATTCCTGCCGGAACTATTGTTGAACTGATTGGAAGAGTTTCACATGTTGGAAAAACAAGTATGAAAGTGAGTGTGGAGATCTTTACAGAACAAATGTACTCCTACGAAAGAGAAAAAGCAATTGTAGGTGATTTTACCTTTGTAGCAATTGACGAATTCAAAAAGCCAATTCAAATACTATAA